Below is a window of Molothrus aeneus isolate 106 chromosome 14, BPBGC_Maene_1.0, whole genome shotgun sequence DNA.
CATGCACAGTGCTGCAACATCATGAATTCGCTTGACCACGAGTACTGCACAATGGTTCAGCAAGAGCTCCTAAGCTCAAACTGCAAGAAGTGTGAAACTGACATATATTGTGCTGAAACATAGAGGAATTTAAATAGACCCCCCAACCACAACTCATGCTCCACTCCTTCGAAGAGTTAAATGTCATAATGAGTGCAAACACATAAAGAAGATGTATATTTCAGTGACTGTTTAGGGACTGAAAGTTTGTTTACAAAATATAACCCAAGGATACCTACCTGCAATAACCCCTCTGCCAAATTTTTCCCCTTCATCCAACAAATCCTGCAGCTGTTCCGGTGTCATGCCAAGCCTATTCAGAAGAATTTCTCTCCATGTTTCATCTTCCCAGTCCTTAACAGCTATATGAATAGCAATGGTGCAGTTCTTGTAGCCTGCTAGCAAAGGACGCCAGCGAGTCTCTACTGTTTTGACTTGGTTTAGAAGTAACCCGGCGTAGGGCTGTCGGAAGGAAAGGCAACCGAATTTCATCGTGCTCCTCGCATTAGAGGCCGTTTATTTCCTGTAAACACACAGAGGCCCGGGCATCAGTCTCCAGCAGCGGCCGATGCCCGTGACAAGCTGGCGGCTCTGCAGCCGCGGAGCTGCGTGGAGGGAGCTGCGCGGCCTCTCCGGGGCGGGTCCGGCCCGCGGGCCCCGCTCTGCCCGCGCCGCGCTCCGGGCTCCGGGCCGCGCCGCCCGAACAGCCGCGGCCGGGCAGAGCCCCGGTGTCGGCCGCGCCTCACAGCCGCAGCCTCTTCCCCCGCGGCCGGGCACAGCCGCGCTCCCGGCCGCCGCCTCACGGCCGCAGCTGCTTCCCTAcagctcggcccggcccggctgccCTGCGCTGGCTCCCGCGGGGAGCGCTCCGCCGTCGCGCGGCCATGGAGGCCTCGGGGCCGCCGCCTACCTGCGCCGCGGGCTCCACAGGCTCCGCTCCGCCGGCCCGCCCGCACGGTGGGtgccgggagcggggcggggcggggcggggcgggccgggagGCGGTGGCcccgcgggccggggccggctgCGCTGAAAGGATCGCAGCCGCGCTGTTCCTGCGGCTTCTCGGCCGGCCCGGGAGGAGGGATGGGGTTATGGCCTGCTCGCTGGCGATCCGGagcggccgggcccggcggtGGGTGCTGAGAGGAGGCGGCAGCTGCGtgtgccctgcccggggctgtcCCGTGCCCGGTGCGGGCCTGCCGGGCTCGGGGATGCGCTCAGTGCCGTCCTGGCCCGGAGCACCGCGGGGGTGCCCGTGCGGCTCTGCAGCCCGGCCGAGCGGGGCTTCCGCGCCTCTGATTATAACTAAAATAATTCAGCACGTGAAAATTCAGTGGCTCTCACCTCCCTGCTCTCTCTGGGCACTGGTTTGTTTGGCACAGAATTTCCCAAAGTGCTCTCATCCAGCCCTACTCTCTGAGGACAGTCTTACCTGTACCCTGGTGCGTTCAACGGCGTTTTGTATCGAGGCTTTGCCCTGCTAATACCGGCGTTTTGAACAACGCAGTTACTGTTTGACAGCAGGTTTTGTGTGTGCTGGTCCCGCTGTGAATCCTGGCAACAGGAAACAAAGTGTGGGGATCTAGCAAGCACAGTAAAATTCAGAGACCTTccaggaaaagagaatttgGAAAAGGAGAGGGTTAGAATAATATAGTCCTGCTAGATGTCTTCATTTTTAATGGGCAGcctatatatattttatgtcaGTGCACATGTGTTTGTACATAGTCATTTCCAAGGTATACAAATCAAAGAGACCTCATTAAGGTGGACAGTGACACTAAAGATGGCTACTAATGCAGCAAGTTGAAGAGTTGAGTCCTGCCTGAATTTCTGCAGGTACAGAAGATAAAAAATTGCGGATGAGTCTCTGTCCAAATAAAAATCACGGGAGATTCCTCTCTCCTGTAAAGCCATAGCTTTCAGCTGAGGGCAGTAAATACAACAAGTATTTGGGGAACTTTGCCATGCATGCAGCatttgagagaaagaaagggagaagagaaTGTTGACCAAAAGGAGTGAGTTAGGAGAGACAgacaagaggaaaaagaaaagtgttagagaaggaaaagaaaaaatggtagTATTTACAAAGGGGAAAAGTAATGATGacctttcttttgtcttttgctcTGTTAAACCACATTTCTTAAGCATGAGAAATCTCAAAGCTACTTTAACAATTCCAGGAACTCACAGGTGGAAAGAGTAAAGTGATCTGCTGGAATTAccctgagagagagagagatgggcgGATCCCATGCTTAGAAGGGCGGAGGAACTTCATAGAGCAGAAGGTAGGACTAATtatggggggtttttttgtttgttcaagTCTTTGTGAATAATGGATATTTATTGGCAAAACCTTACAAGTAACCTTAGTATTCTGTAGCTGCAGGGTTAAATGATTCTTTTCTGGTGATAACTTTTATGAGAGCCTGTTCTGGCATATGCTTTAAATATACCTTCAGTgaattttgtgtattttgaagtattttatgGCTGATAGAATTTTACTTATTAccattttctgaaatttctgcttcattatcccattttcccccagatATTTCCAATATCTTGTTCAAAATGTTCCATATAGAGTCATTCCTTTATATAATAAAGTCATAATAAGAAGAGAAATTAATAGATTATGTGAATTTAAGTCCATTGTAGTTTTTACAGGGTTATtactttaaatgctttttttgctttaagcTGTTTCCATCTTACTAGATGTGCATGGTTAGTACAAGAACCTGTTGCATCCGTTTAGAGTTGTGAGTAATGAGCTTTCAGGGGGGTTTTGGTATTTGCTTTTGGTATTTTTCCACtgtataattatattttatgtgGGGGTTATttcttttggggaaaatatAGGCCAGAATGTTCTCGTGTTGTGTAAgcagctttgttttcattcatGTACATTATGGCATGATTTTGTATCATGTGGTTCAtcacataaataaaatagattttttttttcccttgatctAAGGAAAAATCTCCAGGGTACTTAAAATCTCAAGTATAACAActctaaataaaatataaatagcaGAAGATATGTATGCTACTACCAAAGGTGAATTAATATGTTGAAAATCTCCTCTCACAAACTGGTGTTACTTGGTTTGTAGAAACCTTGTCCCATATATTGGAATACTCATCAGAAGACTTAAGAATTTCTAGCAGCATGTAAATAAGGCTCTGTAATTAGCAGTCCTTGTGTACTGTTCAGCTTTTTGTGTGATGAGTGGTAAAGGGACTCTAGTAGGTTTTCTCAGGATTGAAGATAATGATTCAAAGTGAACATTCAAAGATAATGTACAAAGtgaatatgaaaaagaaaattcattctCATCTTAGCAGATGATCAGCTTATGCTTGGCATCTTAGATGCACTTTATTGTTTTCTGGTCACTGTGGCTTTCACATGCTAACACCAATCCCAAATTATCTCCTCTTGGTGCAGTACCTCACATACAATCTCACCAACAGGAAATTCTGCCACTTGTGTCTGTGCTTCCATAACCTCTACTTCATTTCAATGCCTCTATATTGGCTTTTCTTAGGGAGTccctaaatttaattttgaaagaacAAAACCTACGTAATTCCCATTACAGAATGTGTTACTGCTTTCTGTGGAGCTAAAACAATGCCTGGTACATCATTTATAAGGACTCAGCTCTGATCTCATCTAGATAGGCAAGCATTGCTGTGCTCCTTGTCACATTCACTCAGCAGCTGATTTTACAGGGTTCAGTACCCAGCAATAGGGGCTGGGATATCTTGTGTCAAAATCAGGTCAAGGGACTTGATTAGCTACAGTTCATTTCCAAAGTGGGGACTGATGTTGTGCAGTATGTTCCAGGAAACTGGGGGTCAAAACTGAAATTTCAGCTGTTAATAATGCATGAAATACAATTCAATACAACTATTTGTAGTGAATGGTCACTATTTTAATAGCTGACATTCATGAGACTCTGCACTGTGTTGACATTTGAACATACACTGCGTTTTAGAACATCAAGCAATGTGAAATGTGATGCTGTACCTCTATTCTTTTGGCAGTAATTCCATCATAAGGACTTCTACCAGCCTTCTACATTTTGCCCCCTTTGCCTTCATTTTACTCAGTCTCTGAGTCTAACATTATAGTTAAAATAATACCAATATTTTGCTATGctgttttgtatttctttgtACTTATCATAAAAAATTATGACTGTCTTAAGCTTAGTTCAGTAAACATATCTCCAGTTTCTTTAGAGGATTCTCTTTATTACCAGATTTCCAGATTTGTTGCAACAAAATTTTTTTACACACACCTTGCTCTCCACACTCTGCAGGTAGAGCATATTTCTGGTTTGAAACACATCACTGACATCACTAGCCTTGTCAAAAATTTGGGCATTATAAATAATCAATCATAGATTGTTGGTGACTTACAGCAaagttttctaaaatatttctgagaaatattttaaacaggTATATACCACAGCCCAAAGCATTAAGTATTCTTCTCAGTACTCTACAACGTGCTAGACCCTAGGCCCCTACTGCCCCCCACTTGTTCAATGTCCTGCCTTGTCCCTTTTCCAATAGATCTTGCTGCTCAATTTTCCATGTTGGCACTGGGCATCAGTTGTGTGAGCATGAGACAGGTCTGCTGGGGCCTTTTATCTGCTAAGTGATGTATTTCTAAACTTACAGATGGCCAATATTTAGAGACCATTCAGgttcttctgcttttctgaaggTTAAAAGAAGGTTGCAGCTATAGGCTGAGCCCCAAGCTAGCTGATTTAGAAACATCTTGTGTAGCTCTCCATCCCAATCTTTTTTGATTGAGATACGTGGCTTCATGCTGAGGTAAtctgcaggggaaggagagctTGTAGTAATGagctctccttcccctgctgaTTATTATGTCCAATCCACAGGCAACTCTGCTGTATGTGGCtgcataaaacattttaaaagataaGACTGATCAACACCTTTTTATGGCCATAACCCCTCAACCAGGGTTCATTCcctctgaaatgctgaaaacttttttaaaattaaattgcacTCCTGCTATAAAGGGAGCAGGTATCTTTAATTGTCTAATTGATGCTGTCTGTCTAGCTTTATaattatttggggttttaatCTGTTTTCAGATGCAAGGTGTTactgcaaattttaaaaaatcctaaggagCTATTTCTAATAGATGAGTAATAGAATGTTGGCACTACTAAACTAAAATATTAACGgcttgctttgtttcttttgtaaaaTCTACTTTATATGGCAGTTAAAATGCTTGGGAGTTCTTCCATAAATTCTGCTCTGTTTGGCTAAGTACCTTTTAGTTTCATCTAATCAGGAGACACTTtaagaaataagagaaaatgaATTGCCTCACCATTTTGAATTAACCACAAAAGATACTCCTGACAAGATCTGTAAGAAAAAGAATTCATATGCAGAAGCAATGGCATTTTCTGACTGGTTCTGTATGTTCTTTTATGactaaaacattattttttgaCTATTGATAAAACACTAATcgaaatggaaaatgcagttttcctCTGAATTATCTTCCTCTCTGAGCTATCTTCCCTGAGAGAAGTGTTTCCACATCAGGGGTCAGTTTAGTTCTGTTTCTTCTTGTCTTTTTGGTGGGAAAGTTTTTTTACTTGTGTTTCGGGGGCTTTTGAGgtaatttttgtttggttgatgTGGAATATTAGTGTCTGTATAGTCTGTTTTAGAGCAGGTTCCAATAAATGATTAGTTATAttactgggaagaaaattatGAAAGAATTCAGGGAAGATGTTGCTCCTAGCTGATACAggttgtttttctgttctttttgtctaaaaatatttgcaataaaGGGGAAACTTACAATATGCATATAGATGTCTGTATAGAGTTGCTGTGCATGTTTATGATCGTGATGATTTGAAAAAATGTATAAAAGTCAAATATAGAACTGTTTGGTTTGATATGTGATGATTAAAACTGGTTCTAGCATTCTAAAGTTTAGCCTATGAAAAActgaacatttttaatttatatgttCATTGATGAGGATCCAGATGTAAGTTTGTGAAATTGGTAAGTTGGTCATATACAGAACTCAGAATCAACAAGTCTCCTGCTATGAGTCTGGTGAGAAGGTGTTGCCTCCTCTAGAAG
It encodes the following:
- the LOC136562410 gene encoding protein EOLA1-like, whose protein sequence is MKFGCLSFRQPYAGLLLNQVKTVETRWRPLLAGYKNCTIAIHIAVKDWEDETWREILLNRLGMTPEQLQDLLDEGEKFGRGVIAGLIDVGETSLYPENLRPEEILELENKAVLSNLEQKYLTVVSNPRWLLEPIPARGRTGVWQVDIPEELIPSEL